One window of the Oncorhynchus mykiss isolate Arlee chromosome 5, USDA_OmykA_1.1, whole genome shotgun sequence genome contains the following:
- the bmpr1bb gene encoding bone morphogenetic protein receptor, type IBb isoform X2 yields MMAVWLPWGWAWRTVLLVTGLASLSPGTNANVLDTMLLRSPGRDRSDRRWENGGSTAPAPTQRILWCHCYHHCPEDSTNNTCRTDGYCFTMVEDEEGSLPVLTSGCLGLVGSEFQCRDTGNARQRRALECCTDQDFCNKDLYPTLPPPRAPDYVDSSIHHMALFISVTVCSIILALIIVFCYFRYKRQESRPHYSIGLEQDETYIPPGESLKDLIEQSQSSGSGSGLPLLVQRTIAKQIQMVKQIGKGRYGEVWMGRWRGERVAVKVFFTTEEASWFRETEIYQTVLMRHENILGFIAADIKGTGSWTQLYLITDYHESGSLYDYLKSTTLDIKAMLRLAYSSVSGLCHLHTEIFGTQGKPAIAHRDLKSKNILVKKNGACCIADLGLAVKFISDTNEVDIPPNTRVGTKRYMPPEVLDESLNRKHFQSYIMADMYSFGLILWEIARRCVSGGIVEEYQLPYHDLVSSDPSYEDMREVVCTKRQRPSFANRWSSDECLRQMGKLMTECWAHNPASRLTALRVKKTLAKMSESQDIKL; encoded by the exons GAGGAGCCCTGGGAGAGACCGGTCAGACAGAAGGTGGGAAAACGGTGGGAGTACAGCCCCGGCTCCAACACAGAGGATCCTCTGGTGCCACTGTTACCACCACTGTCCTGAAGACTCGACCAACAATACCTGCAG GACTGATGGTTATTGTTTCACCATGGTGGAAGATGAAGAAGGAAGTCTCCCTGTGCTGACCTCTGGGTGTCTGGGGCTGGTGGGTTCGGAGTTTCAGTGCAGG GACACAGGGAATGCCCGTCAGAGGAGGGCTCTAGAGTGCTGTACAGACCAGGACTTCTGCAATAAAGACCTGTATCCTACTTTACCACCACCGAGGGCCCCTG atTACGTGGACAGCAGTATCCACCACATGGCtctcttcatctctgtcacaGTCTGCAGCATCATCCTGGCGCTCATCATCGTCTTCTGTTACTTCAG GTATAAGCGTCAGGAGTCCCGGCCTCACTACAGTATTGGTCTGGAGCAGGATGAGACTTACATTCCCCCTGGAGAGTCTCTGAAGGACCTGATAGAACAGTCCCAGAGCTCTGGATCAGGATCAGGACTCCCCCTGCTG GTGCAGCGCACCATAGCCAAGCAGATTCAGATGGTGAAGCAGATAGGTAAGGGCCGCTACGGGGAGGTGTGGATGGgtcgctggagaggagagagagtagctgTCAAAGTGTTCTTCACCACCGAGGAGGCCAGCTggttcagagagacagagatctaCCAAACTGTCCTCATGAGACACGAGAACATACTGG GCTTCATAGCAGCGGACATCAAGGGAACAGGCTCGTGGACCCAGCTCTACCTGATCACAGACTACCATGAGAGTGGCTCTCTGTACGACTACCTCAAGTCCACCACGCTAGACATCAAGGCCATGCTGCGACTGGCCTACTCCTCAGTCTCAGGCCTCTGTCACCTCCACACAGAGATCTTTGGCACCCAGGGCAAGCCGGCCATCGCCCACAGAGACCTGAAGAGCAAGAACATCCTGGTGAAGAAGAATGGGGCCTGCTGCATCGCAGACCTGGGTCTTGCCGTCAAATTCATCAG tgacACCAACGAGGTGGACATCCCACCCAACACCAGGGTGGGCACAAAGCGCTATATGCCCCCAGAGGTGCTGGACGAGAGTCTGAACAGGAAACACTTTCAGTCCTACATCATGGCCGACATGTACAGCTTCGGCCTCATCCTCTGGGAGATCGCCCGGCGCTGCGTCTCTGGAG GCATCGTAGAGGAGTACCAGCTGCCCTACCATGACCTggtgtcctctgacccctccTATGAAGACATGAGGGAGGTGGTGTGCACCAAGAGACAGAGACCCTCCTTCGCCAACCGCTGGAGCAGTGATGAG TGTCTCAGACAGATGGGGAAGCTGATGACGGAGTGCTGGGCCCACAACCCTGCGTCTCGCCTCACTGCTCTGAGAGTGAAGAAGACCCTGGCCAAGATGTCGGAGTCTCAGGACATCAAACTGTGA